In Trichocoleus desertorum NBK24, the following are encoded in one genomic region:
- the rcbX gene encoding RuBisCO chaperone RbcX, with amino-acid sequence MDIKRIAKDTTKVLVSYLTYQAMRTVLAQLSETNPPLALWLHHFSGQGTIQDGELYLQALLKENQELAFRIMTVREHLAESVTEFLPEMACTDIKQANVGHRRQQLERITQLTTTDASPQPEPAQDSESSLDNLPG; translated from the coding sequence ATGGATATCAAGAGAATTGCCAAAGATACAACGAAGGTGCTGGTTAGCTACCTGACTTATCAGGCAATGCGGACAGTCCTAGCTCAACTGAGTGAAACGAATCCACCACTAGCGCTTTGGTTGCATCACTTCTCTGGTCAAGGCACCATCCAAGATGGAGAACTATATCTCCAAGCGCTCCTGAAGGAAAATCAGGAATTGGCATTTCGCATCATGACTGTGAGAGAGCATCTAGCAGAGTCAGTGACCGAATTCTTGCCCGAAATGGCATGCACTGACATTAAGCAAGCCAACGTTGGGCATCGGCGTCAGCAGCTGGAGCGAATCACCCAGCTCACCACGACTGATGCTTCCCCCCAGCCAGAACCAGCACAAGATTCTGAATCTAGTCTGGATAACCTTCCTGGTTAG
- a CDS encoding S8 family peptidase, with protein sequence MRRLGLVGLFLAGLMVAIASFKGLAANGIYESIVLDFREDIPAVQIQQQLDAIAQQYQVKPRLNSEFSQADHIYIVEGNSRLLRSLKKSQLAKATESIEPNYIYRAFFAPNDPEYSKQWNLRSINVEAAWDETKGSGVTVAVIDTGVSRVPDLKDTQFVEGYDFVSDRTDASDDNGHGTHVAGTIAQSTNNDYGVAGVAYEASLMPLKVLSAEGGGEVADIAEAIKFAADHDADVINMSLGGGGESELMQEAIAYAHSKGVVIIAAAGNANQNSASYPARYPHVIGVSALGPTGEKAIYSNYGAGVDISAPGGQTESGNTTGGILQNTIDVETGESIFAAFQGTSMAAPHVAGVAALIKASGVQESDAIRHVLLESARVITDDGLNHYGAGHLDAANAVKLAMRGQINFRDFFRWLRDNGYLNPRFWIDGGAVALLPKVAMVLGSYLLAWFLRNYLPFWSWSLTSGLVAGSAGLFVFRGFYIMDLPQWPFRVMGSSIPELGTALQGTSALNPIFASVLIPFVLLALFLGHAEWKWFAIGTTLGVASCLAVSAFMSPQLLWLGTGAIAQAYLAVNALLCFGLAYLVTRGEGEAA encoded by the coding sequence ATGAGAAGGCTGGGGCTGGTGGGCTTGTTTTTGGCGGGGCTAATGGTAGCGATCGCCAGCTTTAAAGGATTGGCAGCAAACGGAATCTACGAGTCGATTGTGCTGGATTTTCGCGAAGATATTCCAGCGGTGCAAATTCAACAACAGCTAGATGCGATCGCGCAGCAATATCAGGTGAAGCCTCGTTTAAATAGCGAGTTTTCCCAAGCCGATCATATTTACATTGTGGAAGGAAATTCTCGACTTCTACGGTCACTCAAAAAATCTCAACTGGCCAAAGCTACTGAGTCGATCGAGCCGAACTATATTTATCGAGCCTTTTTTGCCCCTAACGATCCTGAATACAGCAAGCAATGGAACCTCAGAAGTATCAATGTGGAAGCTGCTTGGGATGAAACTAAGGGCAGTGGTGTCACCGTCGCCGTAATTGATACCGGAGTCAGCCGCGTCCCTGACCTCAAAGACACCCAGTTTGTCGAGGGTTATGACTTCGTCAGCGATCGCACCGATGCCAGCGATGATAACGGACATGGCACTCATGTAGCAGGGACGATCGCTCAATCCACCAACAATGACTATGGCGTGGCAGGAGTCGCCTACGAAGCGAGTTTAATGCCCTTAAAAGTTTTGAGTGCAGAGGGCGGCGGTGAAGTGGCCGACATTGCCGAAGCCATCAAGTTTGCGGCAGACCATGATGCTGATGTTATTAACATGAGCTTGGGGGGTGGCGGCGAAAGTGAACTCATGCAAGAAGCGATCGCCTATGCCCACAGTAAAGGCGTAGTGATTATTGCTGCGGCAGGTAATGCTAACCAAAACTCAGCTTCTTACCCCGCTCGTTACCCGCATGTAATTGGCGTTTCCGCCTTAGGCCCCACGGGTGAAAAAGCCATCTACTCCAACTATGGAGCAGGCGTAGATATCTCGGCTCCAGGCGGCCAAACTGAAAGTGGCAACACCACGGGTGGAATTCTGCAAAACACCATTGATGTGGAAACTGGCGAATCTATCTTTGCCGCTTTTCAAGGCACTAGTATGGCGGCCCCTCACGTAGCAGGTGTGGCAGCCCTAATCAAAGCATCTGGAGTACAGGAATCGGATGCCATTCGGCATGTGCTTTTGGAGTCAGCTCGTGTGATCACAGACGACGGCCTCAACCACTATGGGGCGGGTCACTTGGATGCTGCCAATGCGGTGAAACTGGCGATGCGCGGTCAGATCAACTTTCGTGATTTCTTCCGCTGGCTACGGGATAACGGTTATCTCAACCCTCGCTTCTGGATTGATGGCGGTGCAGTCGCTCTGCTACCCAAAGTGGCAATGGTGTTGGGGTCTTACTTGCTGGCTTGGTTCCTCCGCAACTACTTGCCTTTCTGGAGTTGGTCGCTCACCAGTGGGTTAGTCGCTGGCAGTGCGGGTTTATTCGTTTTTCGCGGCTTCTACATCATGGATTTGCCTCAATGGCCTTTCCGAGTGATGGGTAGCTCCATTCCCGAACTAGGTACAGCGCTTCAGGGAACCAGTGCGTTGAATCCCATCTTTGCCAGCGTTTTGATTCCTTTCGTCTTGCTCGCCTTATTCCTCGGCCACGCGGAATGGAAGTGGTTTGCCATTGGCACAACTTTGGGAGTCGCCTCCTGCCTAGCCGTGAGTGCGTTTATGTCGCCGCAACTGCTGTGGCTTGGTACAGGCGCGATCGCTCAAGCTTACCTAGCTGTAAACGCCTTACTGTGTTTCGGGTTAGCCTATCTGGTAACCAGAGGAGAAGGAGAAGCCGCATGA
- a CDS encoding ribulose bisphosphate carboxylase small subunit yields the protein MSYYISPRFLDKLAVHITKNFLDLPNVRVPLLLGIHGRKGEGKSFQCELVFERLGVEVVHMSAGELESPDAGDPARLIRLRYREAAELIRTRGRMTVLMINDLDAGAGRLDQGTQYTVNTQLVNGTLMNIADNPTNVQLPGSYDSTPLHRVPIIITGNDLSTLYAPLIRDGRMDKFYWEPNRDDKIGIVGGIFEADAIQRQAIEQLVDHFINQSVDFFGALRARLYDEQVLSFIKGVGYDRVSLRVVNSGDRPPEFHRPDFSLPHLIEVGEFMVQEQQRVQQMRLSEEYNRNLRLGFHRTNEEESRPAPQPRPEPPTASPQPSNGNGSNKVSEPANYRQESTPQQQQSTGKHLQGAVADKVQQILAQGYRLGIEFVDERRFRTNSWQSYPVAQGHESEAIAAVEACLAEHSNDYVRVVGIDPKAKRRMMETVIQRPNGKVTSY from the coding sequence ATGAGCTACTACATCTCACCTCGCTTCCTCGATAAGCTAGCTGTTCACATCACGAAAAACTTTCTCGATTTGCCCAACGTCCGGGTTCCCTTGCTTTTGGGCATCCACGGTCGCAAAGGGGAAGGAAAATCCTTTCAGTGCGAATTAGTCTTCGAGCGTCTTGGGGTGGAAGTTGTTCATATGTCGGCGGGAGAGCTCGAAAGCCCTGATGCTGGAGATCCTGCTCGCCTGATTCGCTTGCGTTACCGAGAAGCTGCCGAATTGATTCGGACGCGAGGCAGAATGACCGTGCTGATGATCAACGACTTAGATGCAGGTGCTGGCCGACTCGATCAAGGGACGCAGTACACCGTCAACACCCAATTGGTGAACGGCACCTTGATGAACATCGCGGACAATCCGACCAACGTTCAACTCCCTGGCAGCTACGACTCGACCCCATTGCATCGGGTGCCAATCATCATCACGGGTAATGACTTGTCAACCTTATACGCCCCTCTGATTCGGGATGGGCGAATGGATAAGTTCTATTGGGAACCGAATCGAGACGACAAAATTGGCATTGTTGGCGGCATTTTTGAAGCAGATGCGATTCAGCGCCAAGCGATTGAACAACTTGTCGATCACTTTATTAATCAATCGGTGGATTTCTTTGGGGCGCTCCGGGCACGTCTTTATGATGAACAGGTGCTGAGTTTCATTAAAGGTGTCGGGTACGATCGCGTCTCTCTCAGAGTGGTCAACAGCGGCGATCGCCCCCCCGAATTCCACAGACCTGACTTTAGCTTGCCGCATCTGATTGAAGTCGGCGAATTCATGGTACAAGAGCAGCAACGGGTGCAGCAAATGCGCTTGTCAGAGGAATACAATCGCAACTTGCGGCTAGGATTTCATCGGACTAACGAAGAGGAATCCCGCCCTGCGCCTCAGCCTCGTCCCGAACCACCGACTGCTTCGCCTCAACCTAGCAATGGTAATGGTTCTAATAAAGTGAGCGAACCTGCCAACTACCGCCAGGAGTCCACTCCTCAACAGCAGCAATCGACTGGAAAACATTTGCAGGGTGCGGTGGCAGATAAGGTGCAGCAAATTTTGGCTCAAGGCTATCGCTTAGGCATTGAATTTGTCGATGAGCGTCGTTTCCGTACTAACTCTTGGCAATCCTATCCTGTGGCTCAAGGGCACGAGTCAGAGGCGATCGCGGCAGTGGAAGCTTGCCTCGCAGAGCATAGTAACGATTACGTCCGTGTAGTGGGTATTGACCCCAAAGCCAAGCGTCGCATGATGGAAACAGTCATTCAACGCCCGAATGGTAAAGTTACGAGCTACTAA
- the thiD gene encoding bifunctional hydroxymethylpyrimidine kinase/phosphomethylpyrimidine kinase, which translates to MTVTGDSRIPVALTIAGSDSGGGAGIQADLRTFAFHQVHGTSALTCVTAQNTLGVNRVDALTAAAVVAQMEAVVQDIGVQATKTGMLLNQEIIVAVAEQVRLLQLQNLVVDPVMVSRTGAQLIDDQAIATLRDDLISQAAIVTPNRYEAQLLSGLTIATLDDMQAAAQRIYQLGAKAVLVKGGGMDGDLRGVDVWFDGQHLETLTTFSVETKNTHGTGCTLSAAIAANLANGKDLLSATRMAKDYVTTALSHALNIGQGQGPVGHFFPLLSH; encoded by the coding sequence ATGACAGTTACAGGGGATTCGCGGATTCCTGTGGCACTGACGATCGCAGGTTCTGACAGCGGTGGTGGAGCAGGAATTCAGGCTGACTTACGCACTTTTGCCTTTCATCAGGTGCATGGCACTAGTGCCCTTACTTGCGTCACGGCTCAAAATACCCTGGGAGTCAATCGGGTCGATGCGTTGACTGCTGCGGCTGTCGTGGCTCAGATGGAAGCAGTGGTGCAAGACATTGGGGTGCAAGCAACCAAGACAGGAATGCTGCTGAACCAAGAAATTATTGTAGCGGTAGCAGAGCAAGTGCGACTTTTGCAGTTGCAGAATTTGGTGGTCGATCCGGTCATGGTGTCTCGTACGGGAGCACAATTGATTGATGACCAAGCGATCGCCACCTTACGAGATGATTTAATTTCCCAAGCTGCGATCGTGACACCCAACCGCTACGAAGCACAGCTTTTAAGCGGTCTGACGATTGCGACACTCGATGACATGCAAGCGGCGGCTCAACGCATTTATCAGCTAGGGGCTAAAGCAGTCTTAGTCAAAGGGGGTGGTATGGATGGCGATCTGCGAGGGGTGGATGTCTGGTTTGATGGTCAGCATCTAGAAACCTTAACCACCTTTAGCGTTGAGACAAAAAATACCCACGGTACTGGCTGTACCCTCTCAGCCGCGATCGCCGCCAACCTGGCAAATGGCAAAGATTTACTATCTGCCACCAGAATGGCCAAAGACTACGTTACGACAGCATTAAGCCACGCCCTAAATATTGGGCAGGGGCAAGGGCCTGTAGGCCATTTTTTCCCTCTATTGTCCCATTAG
- a CDS encoding thioredoxin family protein gives MDRAVIKFSSEDCGTCHKMSFYDQKVAEELGLRFINCMMQDTATYRQYRKILLAQYPDKEGMGWPTYIVCDSPDAEFQILGEVKGGHPKGEFRTRLQAVLETAPAGEG, from the coding sequence ATGGATCGAGCTGTTATCAAGTTTTCTTCAGAAGACTGTGGAACTTGCCACAAAATGTCTTTCTATGACCAAAAAGTGGCTGAAGAACTCGGTCTCCGCTTCATCAACTGCATGATGCAAGATACGGCCACTTATCGTCAATACCGCAAGATTTTGTTGGCCCAATATCCGGACAAAGAAGGAATGGGGTGGCCCACTTATATTGTTTGCGACTCTCCTGATGCGGAATTTCAGATTCTCGGAGAAGTCAAAGGTGGCCACCCCAAGGGTGAGTTTAGAACTCGGTTGCAGGCAGTTTTAGAAACAGCGCCTGCTGGTGAAGGTTAG
- a CDS encoding cell division protein FtsQ/DivIB: MTSLSSVSQTELAQRRQKLRQERRLKALQTSWRTLAVSGLAGGLAWVITLPGWIIQQPEQVAIAGNRFLSTQAIQSLLPMSYPQSLLQLEPQAIAAQLESKAPIAEATVARQLFPPRLIVEVKERYPVAMISDLPTAQVAKDKDIKPTADLSNVGFLDAKGVWIPIESYTSFDQSFKLPTLKIVGYQEQKRSQWAELYQAVSQSPVKVTEIDWRDPSNLILKTELGIFHLGSYSSRFTEQIQAMDQLRKLSEKLNPKQVAYINLQNPDAPSIQMLKPNNSVKSNTASAN, translated from the coding sequence ATGACTAGCCTTTCATCCGTCTCTCAAACAGAACTCGCGCAAAGACGCCAAAAGCTCCGCCAAGAACGACGCTTAAAAGCACTGCAAACCAGTTGGCGCACCCTCGCAGTCAGCGGTTTGGCGGGAGGACTCGCTTGGGTCATTACCCTGCCCGGTTGGATCATTCAGCAACCCGAACAAGTGGCGATCGCAGGCAATCGGTTCCTCTCAACTCAAGCCATTCAGTCTTTGTTACCGATGTCTTACCCCCAATCGCTGTTGCAACTCGAACCCCAAGCGATCGCAGCCCAACTAGAATCTAAAGCCCCGATCGCGGAAGCAACCGTAGCACGTCAGCTATTTCCCCCTAGACTGATCGTGGAGGTCAAAGAGCGGTATCCCGTCGCCATGATCTCTGACTTACCTACTGCTCAGGTCGCTAAAGACAAAGACATAAAACCTACAGCCGATCTCTCAAACGTAGGGTTTCTGGATGCAAAGGGTGTCTGGATTCCGATTGAGAGCTATACTTCCTTTGATCAATCCTTCAAGTTGCCAACCCTCAAAATTGTTGGCTACCAAGAACAGAAGCGATCGCAGTGGGCTGAGCTTTATCAAGCAGTTAGCCAAAGCCCTGTAAAAGTGACAGAAATTGATTGGCGTGACCCAAGCAATCTAATTCTTAAAACTGAATTAGGAATCTTTCATCTTGGGTCTTATAGCTCTAGATTTACAGAGCAAATCCAGGCAATGGATCAGCTACGAAAACTCTCAGAGAAGCTGAATCCTAAGCAAGTTGCTTATATCAATCTGCAAAATCCAGATGCACCCTCAATCCAAATGCTGAAGCCCAATAACTCGGTAAAATCTAATACGGCCAGTGCCAATTGA
- a CDS encoding phasin family protein has protein sequence MAGFGDLVQKAFYLGVGLASYAGEKAGGKIGELRIQAQKLADELVAKGEMSTEEARRFVEDMVNRAQQPGATPTPEPTNSEPRRIEILSDDEEPTKAETQGVDNLRQQVLDLQEELRRLERE, from the coding sequence ATGGCTGGATTTGGTGATCTTGTGCAAAAAGCGTTTTACCTTGGTGTGGGTCTAGCCTCCTACGCAGGTGAGAAAGCAGGTGGCAAGATAGGGGAACTGCGGATACAAGCTCAAAAACTAGCGGATGAACTGGTTGCTAAGGGAGAGATGAGCACAGAAGAGGCTCGTCGATTTGTCGAAGACATGGTGAATCGAGCCCAGCAACCAGGAGCTACCCCTACTCCAGAACCGACCAACTCCGAACCGCGACGGATCGAAATTCTCTCGGATGATGAGGAGCCGACCAAGGCTGAAACTCAAGGTGTAGACAATTTGCGCCAGCAAGTGCTGGATTTGCAGGAGGAACTCCGGCGGCTAGAGCGAGAGTAG
- a CDS encoding form I ribulose bisphosphate carboxylase large subunit: MSYSQTKTQTKTGYQAGVKDYRLTYYTPDYTPKDTDLLAAFRVTPQPGVPPEEAGAAVAAESSTGTWTTVWTDLLTDLDRYKGRCYDIEPVPGEDNQFFCYVAYPLDLFEEGSVTNMLTSIVGNVFGFKALRALRLEDLRIPVAYLKTFQGPPHGIQVERDKLNKYGRPLLGCTIKPKLGLSAKNYGRAVYECLRGGLDFTKDDENINSQPFMRWRDRFLFVQEAIEKSQAETGEIKGHYLNVTAPTCEQMMQRAEFAKEIGTPIIMHDYLTGGFTANTTLARWCRDNGILLHIHRAMHAVIDRQKNHGIHFRVLAKCLRMSGGDHLHSGTVVGKLEGEKGITMGFVDLMRENYVEQDRSRGIFFTQDWASMPGVMPVASGGIHIWHMPALVEIFGDDSCLQFGGGTLGHPWGNAPGATANRVALEACIQARNEGRNLMREGGDVIREACKWSPELATACELWKEIKFEFEAMDTL; this comes from the coding sequence ATGTCATATTCGCAAACTAAGACTCAGACAAAAACTGGGTATCAGGCTGGTGTTAAGGATTACCGTCTGACCTATTACACCCCAGACTACACACCTAAAGATACAGATCTGTTGGCTGCTTTCCGGGTAACTCCTCAGCCCGGTGTTCCTCCCGAAGAAGCTGGCGCGGCTGTAGCTGCTGAGTCTTCCACAGGTACTTGGACCACTGTTTGGACTGACCTGTTGACCGACCTCGATCGCTACAAGGGTCGTTGCTATGACATCGAACCCGTTCCTGGTGAAGACAACCAGTTTTTCTGCTATGTAGCTTATCCTCTCGACTTGTTCGAAGAAGGTTCCGTTACCAACATGTTGACCTCGATTGTAGGTAACGTGTTTGGTTTCAAAGCGCTTCGGGCTTTACGTCTAGAAGACCTGCGGATTCCTGTGGCTTACCTGAAGACCTTCCAAGGTCCTCCTCACGGGATTCAAGTTGAGCGCGACAAACTGAACAAGTACGGTCGTCCTCTGCTAGGTTGCACCATCAAGCCTAAGCTCGGTCTATCTGCTAAGAACTACGGTCGTGCAGTTTACGAGTGTCTGCGTGGTGGTCTCGACTTCACCAAAGACGACGAAAACATCAACTCTCAGCCTTTCATGCGCTGGCGCGATCGCTTCCTGTTCGTTCAAGAAGCTATCGAAAAGTCTCAAGCTGAAACTGGCGAAATCAAGGGTCACTACCTCAACGTCACCGCTCCTACCTGTGAGCAGATGATGCAGCGGGCTGAATTCGCGAAAGAAATCGGCACCCCCATCATCATGCATGACTACCTCACAGGTGGTTTTACTGCAAACACCACCTTGGCTAGATGGTGCCGTGATAATGGAATTCTGCTCCACATTCACCGTGCGATGCACGCTGTAATTGACCGTCAGAAGAACCACGGTATCCACTTCCGCGTTTTGGCGAAGTGCTTGCGGATGTCTGGTGGTGACCACCTTCACTCCGGTACCGTTGTAGGTAAGCTCGAAGGTGAAAAAGGTATCACCATGGGCTTCGTAGACTTGATGCGTGAGAACTACGTTGAGCAAGATCGCTCTCGCGGTATCTTCTTCACCCAAGATTGGGCTTCCATGCCTGGTGTAATGCCTGTGGCTTCCGGTGGTATCCACATTTGGCACATGCCTGCGCTGGTAGAAATCTTTGGGGATGACTCCTGCTTGCAGTTTGGTGGTGGTACCCTCGGTCACCCCTGGGGTAACGCGCCTGGTGCAACCGCTAACCGTGTGGCTTTGGAAGCTTGTATCCAAGCTCGTAACGAAGGTCGTAACCTGATGCGTGAAGGCGGCGACGTCATCCGTGAAGCTTGCAAGTGGAGCCCTGAATTGGCTACTGCCTGCGAACTGTGGAAAGAAATCAAGTTCGAATTCGAGGCAATGGATACCCTGTAA
- a CDS encoding ribulose bisphosphate carboxylase small subunit, with product MRTLPKERRYETLSYLPPLSDAQISRQLQYILDQGYIPAVEFSEDSDPKQHYWTLWKLPLFGASSTQEVLSEVRACRSEYSSSYIRVVGFDNIKQCQVLSFIVHKPNTNRF from the coding sequence ATGAGAACTCTACCTAAAGAGCGTCGTTACGAAACTCTATCCTACCTTCCCCCTCTGTCTGACGCTCAAATCAGCAGACAACTCCAGTACATTCTTGACCAAGGCTACATCCCCGCTGTAGAGTTCAGCGAAGATTCCGATCCTAAGCAGCACTACTGGACCCTGTGGAAGTTGCCTCTGTTTGGCGCATCCAGCACCCAAGAAGTTCTCAGTGAAGTGCGGGCTTGCCGCTCTGAGTACTCCAGCTCCTACATCCGTGTGGTTGGTTTTGACAACATCAAGCAGTGCCAAGTGCTGAGCTTCATTGTTCACAAGCCAAACACCAACCGCTTCTAA
- the ftsZ gene encoding cell division protein FtsZ translates to MDGIVPSSVAKIKVIGVGGGGGNAVNRMIASDVSGVEFWSVNTDAQALAQAMAPKHLQVGQKLTRGLGAGGNPAIGQKAAEESRDEIAAALENSDLVFITAGMGGGTGTGAAPIVAEIAKEVGALTVGVVTRPFTFEGRRRTSQADEGIAALQSRVDTLIVIPNDKLLSVISEQTPVQEAFRVADDILRQGVQGISDIITIPGLVNVDFADVRAVMADAGSALMGIGIGSGKSRAREAAMAAISSPLLESSIDGAKGVVFNITGGTDLTLHEVNAAAEIIYEVVDPNANIIFGAVIDERMQGEIRITVIATGFTGEAQPAAQPAKVAPLRRGLTPPMTPQAPQTPVNEPRNRPGEPDIPEFLQRRRDRPPTR, encoded by the coding sequence ATGGATGGGATTGTTCCCAGTAGTGTTGCCAAAATTAAAGTGATTGGCGTTGGGGGAGGGGGTGGCAACGCAGTCAATCGCATGATTGCCAGCGACGTATCGGGAGTTGAGTTTTGGTCTGTTAATACTGATGCTCAAGCCTTGGCTCAAGCAATGGCTCCGAAGCACCTACAGGTAGGTCAAAAACTAACTCGCGGTCTGGGGGCGGGTGGTAATCCTGCGATCGGGCAAAAAGCAGCAGAAGAGTCTCGCGATGAGATTGCAGCGGCTCTAGAAAATTCTGACTTAGTATTCATCACCGCTGGTATGGGCGGTGGCACCGGAACTGGCGCAGCTCCGATTGTGGCTGAGATTGCCAAGGAAGTAGGGGCTTTAACGGTAGGAGTTGTGACTCGTCCGTTTACCTTTGAGGGCCGACGACGCACCAGCCAAGCCGATGAAGGCATCGCAGCACTACAGAGCCGAGTCGATACCCTGATTGTTATTCCTAACGACAAATTATTGTCAGTTATCTCCGAGCAGACTCCAGTTCAAGAAGCATTCCGCGTCGCTGATGATATTCTGCGCCAAGGCGTACAGGGCATTTCCGACATCATTACTATTCCTGGTTTAGTCAACGTTGACTTTGCTGACGTACGAGCCGTCATGGCCGATGCAGGCTCTGCCTTGATGGGCATTGGCATTGGTTCTGGCAAGTCGCGGGCCAGAGAAGCAGCGATGGCAGCCATTTCATCACCCCTTTTAGAATCCTCCATCGATGGAGCCAAAGGGGTTGTCTTCAATATCACGGGCGGTACCGATTTAACGCTCCATGAAGTTAATGCGGCTGCCGAAATTATCTATGAAGTGGTTGATCCCAATGCCAACATTATCTTTGGAGCAGTCATTGACGAGCGCATGCAGGGAGAAATTCGGATCACAGTCATTGCCACAGGCTTTACGGGCGAGGCTCAACCCGCAGCTCAACCCGCTAAAGTTGCGCCACTGCGTCGAGGTCTCACACCACCCATGACCCCTCAGGCTCCTCAAACCCCTGTTAACGAGCCGAGAAACAGACCGGGCGAACCCGACATCCCTGAGTTCCTCCAAAGAAGACGAGATAGACCCCCAACCCGCTAA